One genomic window of Micropterus dolomieu isolate WLL.071019.BEF.003 ecotype Adirondacks linkage group LG06, ASM2129224v1, whole genome shotgun sequence includes the following:
- the LOC123972201 gene encoding uncharacterized protein LOC123972201 isoform X3, whose product MSADALPPTLISVNQTSVITSVGNHTVIRSRECILEGSQMHWTDRVFYDGKVYLTLEHNDVWTAHVPQALALKGLWDQEVQCTRTDRIRLEEGCIKLMRELRLSEEQSVPGAPLMFLIPVLALVAFAGLIIISLLLSENQGLRHPGGVIGSIIHYPKDMTEMATEIKGSGYRTL is encoded by the exons ATGTCAGCTGATGCACTCCCTCCAACTCTTATCAGTGTCAACCAGACTTCAGTAATAA CCTCTGTAGGAAACCACACGGTCATTCGTTCTCGTGAATGTATACTGGAGGGATCTCAGATGCACTGGACCGACCGTGTGTTCTACGATGGGAAGGTCTATCTGACTCTGGAACACAATGACGTGTGGACAGCCCACGTACCGCAAGCACTGGCCCTCAAAGGGTTGTGGGACCAGGAAGTGCAGTGCACAAGGACGGACAGGATCCGCCTTGAGGAGGGATGCATCAAGCTAATGAGAGAGTTGAGGCTTTCTGAGGAGCAGTCAG TTCCAGGGGCTCCTTTGATGTTTCTGATCCCAGTCTTGGCTCTCGTGGCATTTGCCGGACTAATCATAATCAGCCTTCTTCTCTCCGAAAACCAGG GTCTGAGGCACCCTGGAG GTGTTATTGGCTCAATTATACACTACCCTAAGGACATGACTGAAATGGCTACAGAGATTAAAGGCAGTGGTTACCGTACCTTGTAA
- the elovl1a gene encoding elongation of very long chain fatty acids protein 1a, which produces MLREAVSNMLKLYSSLHSRTDPRIRDYPLMQGPIQMTTILLAYIVLSVYIGPRLMANRKPFRLNTAMIVYNLSMVLLNGYIVYEFLMSGWGTTYTWRCDLIDTSESPQTFRMVRVAWLFYFSKFIELIDTVFFVLRKKQNQITFLHVFHHSFMPWTWWWGVTLTPVGGMGSFHALVNSTVHVIMYFYYGLSAAGPRFQKYLWWKKYMTAIQLTQFVLVSIHISQYYFMEKCDYQVPLWIHLIWMYGVFFFLLFSNFWIQAYIKGKRLPTTEDKPKQNGSANEPIAVVSNGKHLENGSAHRHTNGKILLGKVKEI; this is translated from the exons ATGCTGCGGGAAGCTGTATCAAACATGTTAAAACTCTACAGTTCTCTACATTCGAGAACTG ATCCCCGAATCAGAGACTACCCACTGATGCAGGGCCCCATTCAGATGACCACCATCCTGTTGGCCTATATCGTCCTCTCAGTGTACATTGGACCTCGCCTTATGGCAAACCGCAAGCCCTTCCGTCTCAACACAGCCATGATTGTCTACAACCTCAGCATGGTTTTACTGAACGGCTACATAGTATATGAG TTCTTGATGTCTGGATGGGGCACCACCTATACGTGGAGATGTGATCTTATTGACACCTCAGAGAGCCCGCAGACCTTTCGG ATGGTTCGAGTGGCTtggttgttttatttctcaaaatTCATCGAACTCATTGACACA GTATTCTTTGTGCTGAGGAAGAAACAAAACCAGATCACGTTTCTCCATGTATTCCATCACTCCTTCATGCCCTGGACGTGGTGGTGGGGCGTCACCTTGACTCCAG TTGGAGGAATGGGCTCCTTCCATGCCCTGGTGAATTCAACTGTCCACGTTATTATGTACTTCTACTATGGACTATCTGCTGCAGGACCTCGCTTCCAGAAATAcctgtggtggaagaagtacatGACCGCCATCCAGCTT ACACAGTTTGTCCTGGTCTCCATTCACATCAGCCAGTACTACTTCATGGAAAAGTGTGACTATCAGGTTCCCCTTTGGATCCACCTCATTTGGATGTATGgcgtcttcttcttcctcctcttctccaacTTCTGGATTCAGGCCTACATAAAGGGCAAGCGGCTCCCTACCACAGAGGACAAGCCAAAACAGAACGGCTCAGCCAATGAACCCATCGCTGTGGTGTCCAATGGGAAACACCTGGAGAATGGGAGTGCGCACCGCCACACCAACGGCAAAATCCTCCTGGGCAAAGTAAAGGAAATCTGA
- the cdc20 gene encoding cell division cycle protein 20 homolog: protein MAQFGFENDIHSVLKLDMPITNAPMARWQRKASSSNTSALSGLSPGKSTNVSLSSSKTPSKTPGKNKKQTPSKMGGDRFIPIRNSKQMDVASFLLTKENEPVDTNNTAGPSEYQKAWSVSLNGYNIEDAKILHLGGKPLNAPEGYQNNLKVLYSQVTTPASVKKARYISSTPDRILDAPELRNDFYLNLLDWSSRNVLAVALHNSVYLWDASQGDIILLMKLEREEDYICSLSWTKEGSYLAIGTSDCKVQLWDVENQKRLRSMASHTARVGSLSWNDHVLSSGSRSGHIHHHDVRVADHHIFTLTGHSQEVCGLQWSPDGRYLASGGNDNLVCVWPRVQEGSPSQSVRCWSEHQGAVKALAWCPWQPNILASGGGTSDRHIRIWNVNSGSCISSLDTQSQISSLVFAPNYKELVSAHGYAHNNVTIWKYPSLTRVAELTGHEDRVLSLTLSPDCSTVATVAADETIRLWKSFEVDPVKKKAKERLGKSTSGVIHQSIR, encoded by the exons ATGGCTCAGTTCGGGTTTGAAAACGATATCCACAGTGTCTTGAAGCTGGACATGCCCATCACAAACGCTCCCATGGCGAGGTGGCAAAGAAAGGCCAGCTCCTCAAACACGTCCGCCTTGAGCGGTTTGTCGCCCGGCAAATCTACCAATGTGTCGCTGAGTTCCTCAAAAACACCGAGCAAAACGCCAG gcaaaaataaaaaacaaactcccTCTAAGATGGGTGGCGACCGCTTTATTCCCATcagaaacagcaaacaaatGGATGTGGCAAGTTTCCTGCTCACAAAGGAGAATGAGCCTGTAGACACAAACAATACAGCAGGACCATCG gAATATCAGAAAGCCTGGTCTGTATCACTAAATGGATACAACATTGAAGATGCAAAGATCCTGCACCTTGGAGGGAAGCCACTAAATGCTCCAGAAG GCTATCAAAACAACTTGAAAGTCCTCTACAGTCAGGTTACAACTCCCGCCTCTGTCAAAAAGGCCAGATACATATCTTCAACTCCTGACAGAATCTTGGATGCTCCTGAGCTCCGAAATGATTTCT ATTTGAACCTGCTTGACTGGAGCAGTCGAAATGTTCTTGCTGTGGCACTTCATAACAGTGTTTACCTGTGGGATGCCAGTCAAGGAGACATCATTCTTCTCATGAAGTTGGAGCGCGAGGAGGACTACATCTGCTCACTGTCCTGGACCAAAGAGGGAAGCTACCTAGCTATCGGCACCAGTGACTGCAAAGTTCAG TTGTGGGATGTTGAAAACCAGAAGCGTTTACGCAGCATGGCCAGCCATACAGCTAGGGTTGGTAGCCTGAGCTGGAATGACCACGTTCTTTCAAG TGGCTCAAGATCAGGACACATCCACCATCATGATGTGAGGGTGGCAGACCATCACATCTTCACGCTCACTGGTCACTCACAGGAGGTGTGTGGGCTCCAGTGGTCTCCTGATGGGCGGTACCTGGCCAGTGGCGGCAATGACAACTTGGTGTGTGTATGGCCCCGTGTGCAAGAAGGCAGCCCCAGCCAGTCGGTCCGTTGCTGGAGTGAACATCAAGGAGCTGTCAAG GCTTTAGCTTGGTGTCCATGGCAGCCAAATATCCTCGCATCTGGAGGTGGTACAAGTGACCGTCACATCCGCATCTGGAATGTAAATAGCGGCTCCTGCATCAGTTCACTTGACACTCAGTCCCAG ATCTCGTCACTGGTGTTTGCACCTAATTACAAGGAGCTGGTCTCTGCCCATGGCTATGCACACAACAATGTTACTATCTGGAAGTACCCCTCTCTCACCAGGGTTGCAGAGCTCACTG GCCACGAGGACAGAGTTCTCAGTTTGACTCTCAGCCCAGACTGCTCTACAGTTGCAACTGTTGCTGCAGATGAAACTATTCGTCTGTGGAAAAGCTTCGAAGTGGATCCTGTTAAGAAGAAGGCCAAAGAGAGGCTGGGCAAATCAACTAGCGGTGTCATTCATCAGTCAATCAGATGA
- the LOC123972201 gene encoding uncharacterized protein LOC123972201 isoform X1 yields the protein MHLLGILVLMLCDMALSASLPVDTIIVQVQRWGVVGAHQVVNQVLLNGVALTGTSQEVDSIIQTMSADALPPTLISVNQTSVITSVGNHTVIRSRECILEGSQMHWTDRVFYDGKVYLTLEHNDVWTAHVPQALALKGLWDQEVQCTRTDRIRLEEGCIKLMRELRLSEEQSVPGAPLMFLIPVLALVAFAGLIIISLLLSENQGLRHPGGVIGSIIHYPKDMTEMATEIKGSGYRTL from the exons ATGCATCTTCTTGGTATTCTTGTGCTGATGTTATGCGACATGGCACTCAGTGCCTCTCTTCCAGTAG ATACGATCATAGTTCAGGTCCAGCGGTGGGGAGTGGTGGGTGCTCATCAGGTCGTGAATCAAGTCCTTCTCAACGGAGTCGCTCTCACTGGCACAAGCCAAGAAGTTGACAGCATTATCCAAACCATGTCAGCTGATGCACTCCCTCCAACTCTTATCAGTGTCAACCAGACTTCAGTAATAA CCTCTGTAGGAAACCACACGGTCATTCGTTCTCGTGAATGTATACTGGAGGGATCTCAGATGCACTGGACCGACCGTGTGTTCTACGATGGGAAGGTCTATCTGACTCTGGAACACAATGACGTGTGGACAGCCCACGTACCGCAAGCACTGGCCCTCAAAGGGTTGTGGGACCAGGAAGTGCAGTGCACAAGGACGGACAGGATCCGCCTTGAGGAGGGATGCATCAAGCTAATGAGAGAGTTGAGGCTTTCTGAGGAGCAGTCAG TTCCAGGGGCTCCTTTGATGTTTCTGATCCCAGTCTTGGCTCTCGTGGCATTTGCCGGACTAATCATAATCAGCCTTCTTCTCTCCGAAAACCAGG GTCTGAGGCACCCTGGAG GTGTTATTGGCTCAATTATACACTACCCTAAGGACATGACTGAAATGGCTACAGAGATTAAAGGCAGTGGTTACCGTACCTTGTAA
- the LOC123972201 gene encoding uncharacterized protein LOC123972201 isoform X2, translated as MHLLGILVLMLCDMALSASLPVDTIIVQVQRWGVVGAHQVVNQVLLNGVALTGTSQEVDSIIQTMSADALPPTLISVNQTSVITSVGNHTVIRSRECILEGSQMHWTDRVFYDGKVYLTLEHNDVWTAHVPQALALKGLWDQEVQCTRTDRIRLEEGCIKLMRELRLSEEQSVPGAPLMFLIPVLALVAFAGLIIISLLLSENQGESEAPWRCYWLNYTLP; from the exons ATGCATCTTCTTGGTATTCTTGTGCTGATGTTATGCGACATGGCACTCAGTGCCTCTCTTCCAGTAG ATACGATCATAGTTCAGGTCCAGCGGTGGGGAGTGGTGGGTGCTCATCAGGTCGTGAATCAAGTCCTTCTCAACGGAGTCGCTCTCACTGGCACAAGCCAAGAAGTTGACAGCATTATCCAAACCATGTCAGCTGATGCACTCCCTCCAACTCTTATCAGTGTCAACCAGACTTCAGTAATAA CCTCTGTAGGAAACCACACGGTCATTCGTTCTCGTGAATGTATACTGGAGGGATCTCAGATGCACTGGACCGACCGTGTGTTCTACGATGGGAAGGTCTATCTGACTCTGGAACACAATGACGTGTGGACAGCCCACGTACCGCAAGCACTGGCCCTCAAAGGGTTGTGGGACCAGGAAGTGCAGTGCACAAGGACGGACAGGATCCGCCTTGAGGAGGGATGCATCAAGCTAATGAGAGAGTTGAGGCTTTCTGAGGAGCAGTCAG TTCCAGGGGCTCCTTTGATGTTTCTGATCCCAGTCTTGGCTCTCGTGGCATTTGCCGGACTAATCATAATCAGCCTTCTTCTCTCCGAAAACCAGGGTGA GTCTGAGGCACCCTGGAG GTGTTATTGGCTCAATTATACACTACCCTAA